Genomic DNA from Selenomonas sp. oral taxon 126:
GGATAAGCTCGCCGATCAGATTTCGGACAGCATTCTGGATGCGATTCTCGCGCAGGATCCGCAGGGGCGCGTCGCGTGTGAGACGCTTGTCACGACGGGGCAGGCGCACGTTGTCGGTGAGATCTCGACGACGTGCTATGCGGATATTCCGAAGATCATTCGCCAGACCGTGCGTGAAGTCGGCTATACGAATGCCAGCTACGGCTTCGATGCCGACACCTGCGGCATCCTCGTCTCGCTCGACGAGCAGTCGCCGGATATCGCGCAGGGCGTCAATCAGGCGATTGAGTCCCGCGAGGGCAAGATGGACGCGGCGGAGGCGATCGGCGCGGGCGATCAGGGCATGATGTTCGGCTATGCGACGAATGAGACGCCCGAGTACATGCCGCTCACGACGGTGCTTGCGCACAAACTCGCGCGCCGCCTCACGGACATCCGCAAGGATGGCACGCTGAGGTATCTCCGTCCCGACGGCAAGACGCAGGTCACGGTCGCCTACGAGGACGGCAAGCCCGTCTATGTCGACACGGTTGTCATCTCGACACAGCATGACGAGGCGGTCGATCTCGAGACGATCCGCAAGGATATGATCGAGAAGGTCATCAAGGAGATTGTTCCCGCAGAGCTTCTGCGTGCAGAGACGAAGTATTTCGTCAATCCGACGGGCAAGTTCGTCATCGGTGGCCCGCACGGCGACTCGGGGCTCACGGGGCGCAAGATCATCGTTGATACGTATGGCGGCTGGGCACGTCATGGTGGCGGTGCGTTCTCGGGCAAGGATCCTACGAAGGTTGACCGCAGTGCGGCGTATGCAGCACGCTATGTTGCAAAGAACATCGTTGCGGCAGGGCTTGCCGACCGCGTCGAAATTCAGCTTGCCTATGCGATCGGCGTGGCGCATCCCGTCTCGATCATGGTGGACACGTTCGGCACGGGCAAGATCGACGATGAGAAGATCGTTGCGCTCGTGCAGAAGACGTTTGATCTGCGTCCTGCGGGCATCATCAAGATGCTCGACCTGCGCCGCCCCATCTATCGCCAGACGGCGGCGTACGGGCACTTCGGCCGCACGGATGTCGATCTGCCGTGGGAGCATACGGACAAGGCGGAGCTGCTGAAGAAAGAAGCGGGCCTCTAAACAACATCAGAACACACAAAAGGCTGTCGCACGAAGAATTATCTTCGGCGGCAGCCTTTTGTGCTGTCAATTTACTTTTTCGGTTTCAAACCAATCGTCAATTCATTCACCATCGGCGCGCGTTCCCCGATCTTTCGCACAACAACCGCACCTAGGAGCGTCAGCAGCAGCGTCGCCGCGTACATACTGAGCGCAAGCGGCGCAGTGAGTACATAGCCATGTCCATGAATCACCATGAGCAAATACGTAATCGCAACGGGATGCGCGAGATAGATAAAATATGAGTGTTTTCCGAGGACTTGGAACGCGCGCCCGAGCGCGTTCTCTGTGCCGAGCCGCGTGAAGAACGCAAAGAGTGCGAGCGTTGCGCCGATGGTGTAGAAGATGCCGAGCGGCGAGAGCTGATGCGCCGTGTAGATGCCCTCGAGCGGCGTGTAGCCGTCTACGAGGATCAGCTTGTAGTACCATGCAAGGAGCGCGGCGAGGCTCACGATGCCGAGCGCATAGAGACGTGTCGTGTGGCGCGCCATCAGCACGCGGAACGCATCGAAATGCAGTGCGATATAGCCGCCGAGCAGGAAGATAAAGACGTAGTGCATGACCCAGTAGTTCAGCCGGTAGAAGAGCAGGGCGCGCAGGAGTGTCCCCTCGGGCAGCCCGTAGACGTAGAGGTTGAATGCCGTGTCAAAGCTCGACCAGTAGTCGAACCCAATTTGCACGAGCAGGATCACAGCGAGCAGCGGCAGCGTCATGCGCGCGAGCAGCATCCGCCAGAGCGGCATCAGCAGATAGAACCAGATCAGGATCACCATAAAGTAGAGCTGGTACTTTGCATTTCCGAAGAATAGGATGCCCGGCAACGAGAGGAGCGGAGGGAAGCCGACACCATAGGCGTACGCATCGTGGATCAGATAGAAGAGCGACCACACGAGGTAGGGGATGACGACCGCACGTCCGCGCCGCACGAGGAAATCCCGATAGGAAAAGGGCGCAGACGGCGACTGCCCATAGAACAGGCCGAACGCCGAGATAAAGAAAAAAATCGGCACGCTGAAGCGCGTGCCGATGTCAAAGAGCGCTACAAGATGAATGTTTGGCGATGGATTCGCGAGGTACTCCGCGCCGATGTGGATGCCAATCACGCCCATCATCGAGATGCCGCGAATCGCCTCGACAGCGGAGACCCGCGCCCGCTTACTCGATGACATAGGTGACGTTCACCGACGCCTTAACGGACAGCTCGCCGGCAGAGATCGGCGTTCCGGCGTCATACGCCTCCTTCGCCATCATCATCGGCATAAAGTTGCGCGGCGTGTAGGACTGCGCATCTGCATGAACCGTCAGTACGCGGAC
This window encodes:
- the metK gene encoding methionine adenosyltransferase, coding for MKKMLFTSESVTEGHPDKLADQISDSILDAILAQDPQGRVACETLVTTGQAHVVGEISTTCYADIPKIIRQTVREVGYTNASYGFDADTCGILVSLDEQSPDIAQGVNQAIESREGKMDAAEAIGAGDQGMMFGYATNETPEYMPLTTVLAHKLARRLTDIRKDGTLRYLRPDGKTQVTVAYEDGKPVYVDTVVISTQHDEAVDLETIRKDMIEKVIKEIVPAELLRAETKYFVNPTGKFVIGGPHGDSGLTGRKIIVDTYGGWARHGGGAFSGKDPTKVDRSAAYAARYVAKNIVAAGLADRVEIQLAYAIGVAHPVSIMVDTFGTGKIDDEKIVALVQKTFDLRPAGIIKMLDLRRPIYRQTAAYGHFGRTDVDLPWEHTDKAELLKKEAGL
- a CDS encoding acyltransferase, with amino-acid sequence MSSSKRARVSAVEAIRGISMMGVIGIHIGAEYLANPSPNIHLVALFDIGTRFSVPIFFFISAFGLFYGQSPSAPFSYRDFLVRRGRAVVIPYLVWSLFYLIHDAYAYGVGFPPLLSLPGILFFGNAKYQLYFMVILIWFYLLMPLWRMLLARMTLPLLAVILLVQIGFDYWSSFDTAFNLYVYGLPEGTLLRALLFYRLNYWVMHYVFIFLLGGYIALHFDAFRVLMARHTTRLYALGIVSLAALLAWYYKLILVDGYTPLEGIYTAHQLSPLGIFYTIGATLALFAFFTRLGTENALGRAFQVLGKHSYFIYLAHPVAITYLLMVIHGHGYVLTAPLALSMYAATLLLTLLGAVVVRKIGERAPMVNELTIGLKPKK